The genomic region TGAGGAGGATCGCCCTGAGCCGTACCGGTCTGAAGCAGTAAGACACTCTGCATCTCATACAAATGCATTCACATATGTTGGGTTTCCGCGgttcttggggacattacatagACTTTTACTTCCTGGAGTCTGATTCAAATCTTAACCATGGTCACTACTTGCCtaaacttaacctaaacccCATTTTTAACCCATTTTCTATCTGAACATATCATTTTTAAACCATATTGTTGATCTGATAACTTAAGATTTACATCACTGGGACCTTTTATTTGTCCTTATgtgtttcagcttcttgttataCGGTGCCAAAATATattatatcatcatcatcatcatcattctgAAAGCCATGGAAGGTGCTAGTAGGCTGACCATCACTATCTGTAACActgtataaagtgtatttataaaGGACTACTTCATATACTGCCGGAATATCTTAGTtacttgttaatcattgataggggaacatttaatacaagatcacatagCCTAAGGACTGGCCGCAACTCAAATGAGATGGGGAAAAAAgagcttttggctgtttttcttcccaaaaatgtaatatatttcaaggacaagcaaaattggatactttggtaccacaaatgcactttaataatgtcatgataaacatttatacacatacctgctcctgtttttaatgttttaaatggacttatgtacttatttatttaccgtagtttgatttttgtttgtattttaacagattttagTCAATTAAAACCATCCACACGCGCTTATTGTTTTGTAAAACGTTCTTGTCTTTTTCCCGGCAGACCAGCACAAAGATCCCTGATGTTGACTTTCCACGCGGCCACTGTACCCAAAAGCGCTCAAAAGCACATCGGTCAAGACAAACTGATCGAACTAAAGCTCCTACAGCCCGGCGTTGTTGTCGGCCTCTGGAAGGTTAGCACTGTACAAGGTTAGAATGACACTCTGAGCATTTTTAATACGATTTTCTATACGATTCTCTTCTTTCAGGACCAGTGCTCTGTTGCCTTTGTCATGTTGTGCCTTCACTCGCACAGGCTGGTGGAAAGTAGCACCAGGGGATCATCAGTCTGGTAGGCCACACTCGAGCAGGCAGCGCtgactcactctctcctctgtcagATGTGCCTGTCTGTGACCTGCTTTTCACTCACTGTGGGTTTAAACGCAAAGAAGCACCACTGTATATAAATGATTCATGATTTTAAAGGTGAAACTGTATCGGGAGTTTATATTAGATTTTGTTTGAGCGCATTTTAGGTCTGTTGTGTGGTTTTGTGCACCTTCTGCTAGGAATGTTATGCAATTTCTTTTATTCCAGTAGCTTTTATGTGCAGgcaaatatataaattataagTGGATTTCAATGGTTTAACTGGTTTTCACTAGTTGCAAGTCATAAATATCACATCACCGTCTTTCACTGTGTGTAATATAAACCTATATAGCATCTTCCATATATATTTGCTCTAATATTCATCTTAAAAAATtacttgaattgaatttgtgCGGCACAGTGTGGAGatggctccctctagtggcgACTTATAGCGCTTCACTTGATGCAATCCACAAAAACAGTTCAATACAATATTTACTTTATAGCACCTGTAATTACATTGtgccttgaaatgtattttgattcaCAGTCCTTTCATCGAGCCGGCATCCAAGCCTCCTTTTGACGACATCGATCCTGAATACGGTCTCCATGGCTACCAGCTACACATCACTTTGCACAACATGAAACGCGAGATTATGTCCGAAAGCTACGACCAACTTTTCTGCCGTAAATGTAACGCACATTTTGCAAACACAATCGTATCAAGGCAGCTCGTGTGTCGTTAACCCTGCGACTaattgcatgtgtgtgtgtttgtgtatctgtgtgtgtgtgtgtgtgtgtgtagctcaGATGTGCGACAGACTCATGCAGCTGACTGCCATTCACAGGAACAGGTTGTCTGAACACGCTCCTCTGTCTGGCAGCATCACTTTTTCCTGGAGGTGTGAGGCCCTGCGTGGAACTGTGCAGGTATGCCACTTCACGCCTGTTCACTCCAAATCTTACCACATAAAAGACGATAGAAACACGTTCAAGTAGTTTAAAAGGCCGTGAATAATCTGAAATAGGATTACAAAAGCAGCATACACGATTTCTAAGTCTTTacgttatatttttgtttgtgtcttttaTAGAATTGCTGCATCATGACGCTGACTTTACTGGATGAGTTTAAGATCCCGTTGTGGTACGTTAGCTCTGCGGTTTGTCTGGAGCCGGATCATTCAGGTCACGTTGATTATAACTACGAAGGGGACTGTTTTCTCATTCAGTTTAAAGACGAGGTGGGACGGGTGAAGATGCATTTTGTACATGATGTCCAACAAGAAACTTACACAGTCACTGGTTTAGTTATTTATATTACTACTTCCAAGATCAACtctcattttggcacaaattactgattaaataaagcaaaaaaactaCAGATTTTAGTACTTTCAGATAAGTTTTTATTGCGATTGTGAATTTCTCAGACTGTGCGTAAAGTTACATTAAAATACTGACATaaatagcaattaacaattctaACACacaaaaggcaaggcaagtttatttgtacagcgcaattcaaacacaaagtaattcaaagtgctttacagaataagaaacattaaaatcacacaaatcgaaatataaataatcacaaataatcatcataaaattaacattaaaacagaagagaaacgttgtaatattatatttttgaacgGTAAAAAGTccgtaaaggtcctatattacataaaattgactcttgtgagctttaaaccatgttataatgctgttacctcatcaaaaacatacctttagttgtgttttgtttcattcacacatgtttgagtaacatctccaaagctcaaactgctctgtttcaccttatgATATTatgaagtgctagttttcaaagtaacagctacattttacctttagttcagtagacattggcagttccaggcccgaaatcatccaaatgattctagtgaaggtgcatggagtttacaaacacagtgaagcacttcctgtattaccacatgatgacatcacaaggtggaacagtgtgttttcagtttgagagaagaactcagccaaaatgtgtagggattgtgtgttaaacatgtgtgaatgaaacaaaacacaactccaggtttgtttgtgatgaggaaacaactttataacatagagaatagtgtaatatgggccttttaaaatgACTGAAACTGAAGCTAAGAAATAGAAATAGACAATCACCTGTGTCAGATCTTACAAAGtagtcagattttttatttttttttttcattttggacagTATTCATTTTCACCAGGTGGGAAAgcgaaataataaatacaattaaaagtgttttgagtgaatATTGTGGTCAAACTAACATgaactttacataaaaataacagcAAATCATGTGAATTAATTATAACTTTGTCTCGTTCGCTTCTATAACATAGTTTTCTTATCACGGATTATGTTCATTTCTTTTGTTAACAAGTAATACAATGTTTACTGTGCAGGTGAGATTGTGACAGAGTGAACGTAGGAGCAATCATTGGAAAGTGTTGTGTTGCTGCAGATTGGCCCGTGCTGCCGATAGAGATACAATGAGGCCCCTGCTTCTAGATAATAGGATTTCAGAGGCTCCCCTTCTTTTCCCAGAGAGGGTCATCATCACCTTGAGAAAATGCTTATTTCTCCAAACCCATCAACAATATGGCAACAGCCCaatccaaaaagaaaaaaaaaaatattagggGGAATGAGCCAGAGGGGACAGGCAGAGCAGCGTGAGGAATAAACTAGATTTTGCTGAAAACTTGTCAAGTGAATAGTGAGAATATGCACTTTGGTTATTTTGGAAAGTGGTGTATCAcataaactaaacacaaatgataaatagaaacaaaacactgttgTCTCAACAGTGAGAGTGGACAGTGCAGGACGGGATTAGTGTAATTCTTAAAGTGCAAATACTAGATTTACTGTTATATTGAGGTACTTATATCATATTAAACCATGAACAGAGACTTAAGTGTAACAAATAGTTTGAATGATTCATGCTTAGAAACTACTTAAAACAGAGTTAGGACCAAGGGTTAAGGTACAGATTTAAGtaattactaagcctgaatccttCATAATAAACTAGTTgcccattacaggttgaatagagTCGTTAAgcctgaaactggagacaatatttgtttacagtttcagatacagatacagatacagtaTAAGgcaggtgtgtccaaactatggcctggaccaatttttattcagtttttattcagttgaactggcccaattgatcataatcagtactttttacagcaaatttgagtaatcttacaaatataaccaaaataaaatcacattgcattgtcaaacagacctaatattaatatttcaagccttatttaaagtatgttaaatgcaccgtctgaattatccactgtattaaTCACTGGTTTGTGGTCctccgtgtcgaatatttttcaagatatggcgctcggtgaaaagagtttgggcatcCCTGgtataatctgaccagaactgaagaagaagaagcttggatgagcagccaaacgtcagcgatttgtccagttgacagatttaaatttcattttttgCTATAGTTGTCCATTATGGATTCTTTTTTGTGATTTg from Periophthalmus magnuspinnatus isolate fPerMag1 chromosome 20, fPerMag1.2.pri, whole genome shotgun sequence harbors:
- the fbxo15 gene encoding F-box only protein 15, whose product is MAAPKPAVCAVRAKSTAKRADKSSRPCARNWMERLPVEILIKILSYLDVAALFSLSHVNSLFYELASDNALWHKIFLKEFGGKERKDHPEFVRDLLKKTADIQDLGVGHWKRLYFKTGADYDMDKWKKSLRIINPDTGLPSKTEQVLRNLHVTWQLTVVERSQQRSTLDLSWLKFSKTSVTLCWSGALPDLHNISALQLHGVRRIALSRTGLKQPAQRSLMLTFHAATVPKSAQKHIGQDKLIELKLLQPGVVVGLWKDQCSVAFVMLCLHSHRLVESSTRGSSVCPFIEPASKPPFDDIDPEYGLHGYQLHITLHNMKREIMSESYDQLFCRKSQMCDRLMQLTAIHRNRLSEHAPLSGSITFSWRCEALRGTVQNCCIMTLTLLDEFKIPLWYVSSAVCLEPDHSGHVDYNYEGDCFLIQFKDEVGRVKMHFVHDVQQETYTVTGLVIYITTSKINSHFGTNY